Proteins co-encoded in one Trichosurus vulpecula isolate mTriVul1 chromosome X unlocalized genomic scaffold, mTriVul1.pri SUPER_X_unloc_5, whole genome shotgun sequence genomic window:
- the LOC118833231 gene encoding inner centromere protein-like, translated as MQQEKERPLKEEEEAPLLGKQKVEEDQEEDKCCHPEKVKMEQEEHLEKVLQACEGVEQLEVEKQQQQAQLEEEPEEEEEGKKQEQLQKEENKEEEEKKKEEKKEELLQKGAEAQGTREQQEQQPALEGEQERRQGKWVRQEKERLLSEPEEKRRKEDCQHQEQKELTEEEEKAKDVAAAAGDSKGGPKINPDNYGLDLNSENSTNDKSRAEKRVPVLFEVPQLSPELIRQLCQPLPPNPYFESFRSRRAQDVFDKSKLQDQTPKTTPKDS; from the exons GAGAAAGAGCGGCccctgaaggaggaggaggaggcgccTCTGCTGGGAAAGCAGAAGGTGGAGGAGGACCAGGAGGAGGACAAATGCTGTCACCCCGAGAAAGTGAAGAT GGAGCAGGAAGAGCATCTTGAGAAGGTCCTGCAGGCCTGTGAGGGAGTGGAACAGCTGGAGgtggagaagcagcagcagcaggctcAGCTGGAGGAGGAGCCGGAG gaggaggaagagggaaagaagcagGAGCAGCTGCAaaaggaggagaacaaggaggaagaagaaaagaaaaaggaggagaagaaagaggagcttCTGCAGAAGGGGGCTGAGGCCCAAGGGACCAGGGaacagcaggagcagcagccgGCCCTTGAGGGGGAGCAGGAGAGGCGGCAGGGCAAGTG GGTGCGGCAAGAGAAGGAGAGATTACTGAGTgaaccagaggagaaaaggaggaag GAGGATTGTCAGCACCAGGAGCAGAAGGAGCtgacagaggaggaggagaaggccaAGGATGTTGCAGCTGCTGCCGGG GACTCCAAGGGGGGCCCCAAGATCAATCCGGACAACTACGGGCTGGATCTGAATAGTGAGAACTCCACAAATGATAAGTCCCGGGCCGAAAAGCGTGTTCCTGTTTTGTTCGAAG TGCCCCAACTCAGCCCGGAGCTCATCAGGCAGTTGTGCCAGCCTCTTCCCCCTAACCCGTACTTCGAGAGCTTCCGCAGTCGAAGGGCCCAGGATGTATTCGACAAGAGTAAACTGCAGGATCAaacacctaaaacaactccaaaagactcataa